One window of Triticum dicoccoides isolate Atlit2015 ecotype Zavitan chromosome 5A, WEW_v2.0, whole genome shotgun sequence genomic DNA carries:
- the LOC119303976 gene encoding probable adenylate kinase 1, chloroplastic, which produces MAAVQRLLRAAASSSSSVAAGRRRMATSLAPEQTPAAAPAFPFAGAERRRRPAHERNVQWVFLGCPGVGKGTYASRLSRLLGVPHIATGDLVRDELASTGPDAVQLKEIVNQGKLVSDEIIINLLSKRLKKGEEKGESGFILDGFPRTVNQAEILDGVTDIDMVVNLKLREDIIVQKCLGRRICSQCGKNFNLACIDVKAENGLPPIYMSPLLPPNNCMSKLLTRDDDTEEVVRNRLRIYNKMSQPVEDFYQKQGKVLEFDLPGGIPESWPKLLDVLNLEDQQEMKLAAA; this is translated from the exons ATGGCGGCCGTACAGCGCCTGCTCCGCGCCGcggcgtcgtcctcctcctccgtcgCGGCAGGCAGGAGGCGCATGGCGACGTCGCTGGCGCCCGAGCAGACGCCCGCGGCGGCGCCGGCCTTCCCGTTCGCGGGGGCCGAGAGGAGGCGCCGGCCGGCGCACGAGAGGAACGTGCAGTGGGTCTTCCTGGGCTGCCCCGGCGTCGGCAAGGGCACCTACGCCAGCCGCCTCTCCCGCCTCCTCGGCGTGCCCCACATCGCCACCGGCGACCTCGTCCGCGACGAGCTCGCCTCCACCGGCCCGGACGCCGTGCAG CTTAAGGaaattgttaatcaaggaaagctggTTTCTGATGAAATTATCATCAATCTTTTATCTAAACGGCTGAAGAAAGGAGAAGAGAAGGGTGAATCAGGATTTATTCTTGATGGTTTTCCACGCACCGTAAACCAAGCG GAAATTCTTGACGGAGTTACAGACATTGATATGGTGGTTAATCTGAAGTTGAGAGAAGATATCATAGTACAGAAGTGCCTTGGTAGACGTATTTGTAGCCAGTGTGGTAAGAACTTCAATTTGGCCTGCATTGATGTCAAGGCTGAAAATGGGCTACCACCGATCTACATGTCACCATTGTTACCCCCCAATAACTGCATGTCAAAGCTTCTTACTCGAGACGACGACACCGAAGAGGTTGTGAGAAATCGCCTGCGGATCTACAATAAAATG AGTCAACCTGTGGAGGATTTCTACCAGAAGCAGGGGAAGGTTCTCGAGTTCGATTTACCCGGAGGAATCCCCGAGTCTTGGCCAAAGCTGCTTGACGTTCTGAATCTCGAGGACCAGCAGGAGATGAAGTTGGCCGCGGCGTAA